In Fusarium oxysporum f. sp. lycopersici 4287 chromosome 12, whole genome shotgun sequence, one DNA window encodes the following:
- a CDS encoding cyanamide hydratase: MLPTEVEANGWTAVPVSAKAIKDSVGQLVPTQTYTLQDIAFPSEDKLVSEAQAFVKARLSQEAYNHSMRVFYWGSIIAKRLLPKHAEALSPSTWALTCLLHDIGTAEAYFTSTRMSFDIYGGIKAMEVLKVLGSSDDQAEAVAEAIIRHEDMGVDGSITFLGQLIQLATLYDNVGTYEGIEDFGSWIDEATRDNVNKAIPRHGWCSWFACTVRKEESNKPWCHTTHIPQFDKQMEANTLMKQWE, from the exons ATGTTGCCCACCGAAGTCGAGGCCAACGGCTGGACTGCCGTGCCTGTCAGCGCCAAGGCAATCAAGGACTCGGTCGGACAGCTTGTACCCACGCAAACCTACACTCTCCAAGACATTGCTTTCCCTTCTGAGGACAAACTTGTGTCTGAAGCTCAAGCCTTTGTCAAGGCACGTCTGagtcaagaagcttataACCACTCTATGCGAGTATTCTACTGGG GATCCATTATTGCCAAGCGTTTGCTACCCAAGCACGCAGAGGCCCTGTCCCCATCCACTTGGGCGCTGACATGTCTTTTGCATGATATCGGTACTGCTGAGGCTTACTTCACTTCAACTCGCATGTCTTTTGATATCTATGGTGGAATCAAGGCAATGGAGGTGCTCAAAGTTCTCGGTAGCAGCGACGATCAGGCCGAGGCAGTCGCAGAGGCTATCATCCGTCATGAAGACATGGGCGTGGACGGTTCGATTACTTTCCTAGGCCAGTTAATTCAGCTTGCTACGCTGTATGACAACGTTGGGACGTACGAGGGCATTGAAGATTTTGGCAGCTGGATTGACGAAGCTACTCGGGATAATGTCAACAAAGCTATTCCTCGTCACGGTTGGTGCTCCTGGTTTGCCTGCACTGTCCGCAAGGAGGAATCCAACAAGCCTTGGTGCCATACTACCCATATTCCTCAGTTTGATAAGCAGATGGAGGCAAACACTTTGATGAAACAGTGGGAGTAG
- a CDS encoding hypothetical protein (At least one base has a quality score < 10), with amino-acid sequence MAPSAVASDLCTSASCIHIASEMLGSMALNYTEIDPCKDFEQYACGNWAARHEIPAGDVSTDGLTLAQENVVSALRRILESPYPSGEDAGWITVNLTKEQSKADKEIFSKIQDAYQVCTNYTALEEEGLQTLQEVVKNIVELYPTTPASGNKTAANTTQHSVALGKTLTLFESVGVQTFQRFIVKQKDIDPDEVELNLFPLQPKELDLPATEEDLEEYIKIASQLLAAVSPSNISTAAAAELVTSVIELEGKLVAASTWAEQNGPESDIVSIAEAQKQFPELNYEYVIEQLAPKNWKSDIQFIAPAYFNNASQIISETPTTILQAYFIWKAITSISVYIEADLTNAYNNLATKIRGRDSESPAPRWKRCINLMNYGVAWTQASDITSQFLGPTGLTWILSRFFVDKHFTPEANRLTSDLVQHIKDSFSERIESRGWATDRVKKASIEKVEAMQKIIGLPTLPDAVDPIALREYYSDVQIQPSLALNALSFAKSKVNSNWMSLGKPFNRGQFVLSTLTANAYHARTLNQIVLFAGFQQFPIYDVEFPSYLLYGGMGSVVGHEITHGFDNTGRNFDKTGNATKWWDKKSIEAFEEKTKCFVEQYNNFTILAPNGTNVHVNGTLTLDENIADAGGVSSSYEAWKKWDNEKGKAKNLPGMRSFTHEQLFFIKWGQTWCSNIAPKLALTLLEEDVHSPAPARVLLPLKNTVGFNRAFNCPKKEPICELW; translated from the exons atggcccCCAGCGCTGTCGCATCCGATCTGTGCACATCAGCATCTTGCATACACATCGCTTCAGAGATGCTCGGAAGTATGGCTCTGAACTACACCGAGATTGACCCTTGCAAGGACTTTGAACAAT ATGCTTGCGGTAACTGGGCTGCTCGCCATGAGATCCCTGCAGGCGATGTCTCCACAGATGGACTCACTCTTGCCCAGGAAAATGTCGTCAGCGCCTTGAGGCGGATCCTTGAGAGCCCATACCCCTCCGGCGAAGACGCTGGATGGATCACCGTCAACCTGACAAAGGAGCAGTCCAAGGCAGACAAGGAGATCTTTTCTAAGATCCAAGACGCGTATCAAGTCTGCACTAATTATACAGcactcgaagaagaaggtctcCAAACTCTGCAGgaggttgtcaagaacaTTGTCGAGCTGTACCCTACTACTCCAGCATCAGGCAACAAGACAGCTGCAAACACAACTCAGCATTCTGTTGCCCTGGGCAAGACTTTGACCCTTTTCGAGAGCGTCGGCGTTCAGACGTTCCAGCGGTTCATAGTTAAGCAGAAAGACATCGACCCCGACGAAGTCGAACTGAACCTTTTTCCTCTGCAGCCAAAAGAGTTGGACCTCCCTGCCACCGAGGAGGATCTCGAAGAGTACATCAAGATCGCCTCTCAGCTTTTGGCTGCTGTGAGCCCCTCCAATATCAGCACAGCGGCTGCTGCCGAACTCGTCACGTCAGTCATCGAGTTAGAAGGCAAACTAGTGGCTGCTTCTACCTGGGCCGAACAGAACGGACCGGAATCTGACATTGTCTCAATTGCTGAGGCCCAGAAGCAATTTCCCGAGTTGAACTACGAGTATGTGATCGAACAGCTTGCTCCAAAGAACTGGAAGAGCGACATCCAATTCATTGCACCTGCCTATTTCAACAATGCGTCCCAGATTATCTCTGAGACTCCGACTACAATACTCCAGGCATATTTTATATGGAAGGCCATTACTTCCATCTCTGTTTACATCGAGGCCGATTTAACCAACGCTTATAACAACTTGGCGACTAAGATCAGAGGTAGAGATTCTGAGAGTCCTGCACCCCGATGGAAGCGCTGTATCAACTTGATGAACTACGGAGTTGCATGGACCCAAGCCTCCGATATCACGTCACAGTTCCTCGGCCCGACGGGCTTGACATGGATACTCTCACGATTCTTCGTGGACAAGCACTTTACCCCAGAAGCCAACAGACTTACATCTGATCTTGTGCAACACATCAAGGACTCCTTTTCAGAGCGCATTGAATCACGGGGCTGGGCAACAGATAGGGTCAAGAAGGCGTCGATCGAAAAGGTCGAAGCTATGCAAAAGATAATTGGTCTTCCTACGCTGCCTGATGCCGTAGACCCTATTGCCCTTAGAGAATACTACTCGGATGTCCAGATTCAGCCTTCTCTGGCCCTAAATGCGCTGTCATTTGCCAAGTCCAAGGTGAATAGCAACTGGATGAGTCTGGGAAAGCCATTCAACAGGGGCCAATTTGTCTTGAGCACTCTAACCGCCAATGCTTACCACGCCCGCACTCTGAACCAGATCGTTCTCTTCGCAGGCTTCCAACAGTTCCCCATTTACGACGTGGAATTTCCGTCTTATCTCCTTTATGGTGGAATGGGCAGCGTGGTTGGACACGAGATTACACACGGCTTTGACAACACCGGCCGCAACTTTGATAAGACAGGCAACGCGACGAAGTGGTGGGACAAGAAGTCGATCGAGGCCTTTGAAGAAAAGACCAAGTGCTTTGTCGAACAGTATAACAACTTCACTATCCTCGCCCCCAATGGAACGAATGTTCATGTTAACGGGACCCTCACGCTTGACGAGAATATTGCCGATGCTGGAGGTGTATCTTCTAGCTATGAGGCCTGGAAAAAGTGGGATAACGAGAAAGGCAAGGCCAAGAATCTTCCAGGTATGCGAAGCTTCACGCACGAGCAGTTATTCTTCATTAAATGGGGCCAGACTTGGTGCTCCAATATTGCGCCCAAGTTAGCTTTAACGCTGCTCGAGGAAGACGTGCACAGCCCGGCACCTGCAAGAGTCTTGCTGCCTCTCAAGAATACGGTTGGATTCAACAGAGCATTTAACTGCCCCAAGAAGGAGCCTATCTGTGAGCTCTGGTGA
- a CDS encoding hypothetical protein (At least one base has a quality score < 10), with product MSALVEMLRLGYRNLKKNVPLIGCEVVPAGESRAGMSKLRHYGDENLNDFTVKDFRADSACPSFAELKAQGYPSSALDPDRFCPRGLGGEWPQPGDRVTVSLMQANFIRGGLLLSMSFLHV from the coding sequence ATGAGCGCACTGGTGGAAATGTTGAGGCTAGGCTATCGTAACTTGAAAAAGAATGTTCCTCTTATTGGTTGCGAAGTTGTCCCTGCAGGAGAGAGCCGGGCTGGTATGTCGAAACTTCGGCACTATGGCGATGAAAATCTCAACGATTTTACTGTCAAGGACTTTCGAGCTGATAGTGCTTGTCCCAGCTTTGCAGAACTCAAAGCTCAAGGTTATCCATCATCTGCGCTTGACCCCGACAGATTTTGCCCCCGTGGCCTGGGAGGCGAATGGCCTCAACCCGGGGACCGTGTCACTGTTTCCCTGATGCAAGCCAATTTCATTCGCGGTGgtctccttctcagcatgTCTTTTTTGCATGTTTGA